tccctggattggtaaattcccctggaagaggaaatggcaacccactccagcactcttgcctgaagaatcccatgaaggCATGCCATGTTCACACTTCCCTCTAGGATACGGCGGGGCTGGGCGTCTATCAGGCTGATGACCTCACTTGTGCTGACCAGAGGATTTCTGATGGACTGGTTTAACCCTCCATTTCCGGGAGAGATCAAAACTGTAGCTGAGTCTCAATTTGATGACAGTGACTGAGCATAAGTGACTCTATTTGTGGATTACTGTCTTGTTTTTAATAGGAGAATTATttcttgtgcatttttttaaCATCACCACCTCTATCCTGAGGAGATGACAAGGGAACATACACTGGTAGCTTTTATTCAGAGTCCCCTCTGAGTTCATACGGCTCTGCCATAGGGGCCTGGGCAGCCTCTACCATTCAGAGAAGGAAGGCTCCAGAACATCATAAAAGAGGTGCCCAGCCCTACCTCAACAGGCCTTCAGAGGGCAGTGCACACTGGCCCTCAAGATTCCACACTGGTTCTTCCGGCCTGCAGTATGGGGTAGTGAGTGGACGTTTAGAAAACCAGGGGATAACCTCTTGCCTTCCCCCAGTACTTagctagtgaagtgaagtcgctaagttgtgtctgactctctgcaaccccgcggactgtagcctaccatgctcctccgtccatagaattttccaggcaagagtactggagtgggctgccatttctagTTACATGCAAATGAAGAACATTCAGCCTCTTGTTAAGCAGCAGTGTTCGCCTACCTTCTTCAAGGTCTCCCCTGCACATCTAAGTGCATTATGCGGTGGTGGGAGTaggggctgggatggggggcAGTGAGCTGCAGTCCCCAATGCAACACTTTACTAGAGATTCTCACTACCTGCTCCTGAATCACCTGAGTATCTGGTTAAATGCAGCGGTGCTTCCATTGGCATTCTTTGCTTTGGGCTtcgctgatggctcagacagtaaagaatctgcctgcaatgccggaggcctgggttcaatccctgggtctggatgatACCctacagaaagaaatggcaaccgactccagtattctagcctggagaattccacggacagaggaggctatcaggctgcagtccataggatctgtACTGCCCTATGGACTGTCTGATTCGACTGACAATTCATAGCATCTGTCCATAGGGTCtgtacaggccatagggtcacacagaccCTATGGAGTCTGACTCGACTGCGTGACTAACACTCTCAATGATACTAGTTCAGAATGCCTGGACTGGGGCTATGACTGCATGTCTAACAAGCAAGAGCTCCAAAGGCAGCCGGCCCGGGCTCCACTAAGGAGTCTGCATCCGCAGGCTCTAGGCTCGCCGCGTACCTTCTGCGTGATCGCCTCTCGCCAGCTTCCACACCCACTGCAGCATGGCCACAGCCTCAGAGTCCGgcttctttactttaaaaatcaaatttcagaACGTCTTGAGCTCCAGGCCAAGCCTCAGTGGGCAGGGGGTGCCCCCTTCCTCGTTCGCTCCTGGGCTTCCcgacctccccacctcccacgaTCTCTCCGGTTACAGAGAAAAACCGGTGATACAAGTTTCCAGAAAGAACTCCCACCCACCTCCAAGCCTCTCCTTTCAGCAGAGCGCTGCGTTTCTGGCGGTGCTGCAGGTCACGCCAGCCCGCCGCCAGGACGCAGAGGGCGTGGTGGCTCTGCGGCGTTCTCTGGGAGGGGCGACTTGGAGAAAGATCTAGAAAAAACAAGATTCCGGCAGCATCTCCCATTCCTTTCTCCGCTCCATCCCCAAATGActtactgatgaaaaaaaaaatgtgtcacccggtctgctttaaaatattttaaatctcgGAGCCGTACTATTTACGCGGGTGGCGTGGAGGTGAGAGTCTTCCAAGGGTAAGACAGCAGCCGCGGCTTTTTGCACTTTTTGCAGAGATCGCGCTCAGCAGGGAGATGCGGGCTGCGCGCAGTGCAAAGTTTCAGGCAGAAAGCATCCTTGGGCTCCGTCTAGGTACCAAGCGATGGAAGCCGCCTTATAGCCCTTTCCACCCCGCATGCCCCATGAAGAAGATACAGTGACCTGGGGCTTTTGGAGGCTGCGGTGGCTCCGTGCTGCTCAATCATCTAGTCGGGTCCCACGTTTTGcgacccatagactgcagtcccCGCCCAGCcccccagggtcttctgtccacgggatttcccaggcaagaaggctggagtgggttgccatttcctcctccaggggatcttcccgacccagggatccaatccatctcccctgcattggcaggcggattctttaccactgagccaccagggaagcggtgACTCTGAGGCAGAATTGAAGGTGCAGAAACCCGAGGGGAATGTCTGCTCTTAAAGGGGGCGCGGGGAGCAAAAAAGTGATAGCAGTTTTGATTTTTCAAAGCCTTTCAACTCAGTTCATTAGATTCTCACAGGCTAGGGAGGTTTGTTGTTAAACTACAGAAAGATGACTAAATGTTACGTATTTCCAGTGAAATCCTAAAACACCATCAGATGCTCTCGGGCCTGTCGGGAAGCACGCCCAGCTCCTCACAGAGGACGCCACACCAAGGGCTGGCGGGAGTCCCGGAAGGAAGAAGTGGGCTGGGAGCAGAGGGGGCCGATCCCGGAGGCCTTCCTGCTTTCCTCCCACACCGCAGGCGGGGGAGGAGGTGTCAGAGCATCTTGCTGCCGCGAGGTCCAGCCTGGGAAATGAGACAGATATCTTCGTCAAGAAGCAGACCTCCATCTCTTCGAGAAACAGCCAGTGGCCTAAAGGAAGCACGTTTCTTCTCGTTTTGTTTAAATTATCCCTGAGTTTGATCAGCGTTGTTTTACtggtgggaaggggagggcggGGCTTCAAGGCTTCCAACTGGAAAAGCAAGAAGGCTGTCTTGCCCCTCTGGGGAACAATAAGATGAAGATGTTgctgatcagttgctcagtcgtatctgactctttgcagcactctggactgcagcacgccagacttccctgttcttaactatctcccacagtttgctcaaactcactaaGTCCATTCGTGTCCACTGAGCTAAGGATATGGGGTCTAAATAAtatccctcccactccccaccccctccaaaaAAACGACCTAGTGATTGCTTGTTTTGCTTGAGAAGGGGCCATTTGTTTAAGGGTTGTGACCCCACACACGCACCCCCACACACCCAGAAGGGATGCTGTAAAAGCTGAAATCAGCTCCCTCTCTATCGTCTGGAGAGTTCAGAGGTTCTCAGTGGTTAAAACACTTTCAGAAGTCACACTTCCCAGTTTCtgctatttggaaaaaaattggGAGGAATTAAGGGCAGGACAGAGGGGAAACGGAGCGAGCTCGGTCTCTTGTTCCTTTATTCTTCCATCCCAGGTGCTCTAAGTCACTGAGGTAGCCCTGGTTCACTTATCCACCCCCGTCCCCCTCCTCCCGTGGACACAGGACACGTTACCACGGCTTTTAGTCTTCGGAACCCAGCCAACCCTGGAGGCCTACCGACTAACACCCTGAGTCCGGGTCTGGAGAAGGTGGTGCGTCTTACTCTCACCTCAATATCGCCCTCCAATTTCACACTTCTGACACCAGTTTTTCTGTCTCAAAGTGAGAATGATTTGTGACTTACAGCTGAGATGCTCTCTTCCGCATATTCTCCTGTGTGGTTGTCTTCGtgggaggaagaaaaacagaaagggtGGGGGGCATCTTTCTCCTCTGAAGTAAAAAGGTGAGATTCTCCAGTAAATAAATGACTCCAAACAAACCAACAGGTCAGAATGAGCAGATTATTCTTTCCTCTTCAGCCATGCAGGTAAGTTGCAAGTAAAATGCAGATAGAGATTTTAATGTAGGGTTTctgtctttcctggtggtctggttATAGAATAAAAAGGGAATATTTGTTTTGCTGCATGAAAGCATCCTTCCTGatagttgttttcttttaaatggttATATCAGGAAATGGTCTGTACTCCACATGAAATTAATAAGGATGTGGGGTGGTTAAAGACAGAAAGAATGGCATTAAGCTAAAAGCAGAGGAATTAATGGTCATCAGTACACAAGCAAAAATGTCTTTAATAGCTCCAGAAACCTGACCCTCTCAAAGTGAGAAACATAGAGCATTTCAGGTTTTTTTATAAAGCCATTTCATATTTGATTATTTGTAATCCATATAACTTGTGTTATTAGATATATCCACTTTAAAGACATGTGTGTACTATATCAGACCTGAAGGTATTAAAAAAATCTAAGGTGTCAACTCAGATGAGTCTGACCATCTAATAAAACAGTAAGCACTTATTTTTCTTAACACCTTAAGTTCTATATTAGCTGCCACTGTATTTATCTCAGTTAACTAGACTAATACTGCGTTTCAAATGAATTAATGCAGGGAAGTTAAGGCCTTGAAGTATAGCTGTGAtgctttataggaaaaaaaaaaattttggagaattccttggtggtccagtggttaggaatctgccttccagttcaGGAGATGAGGTTCGATCGCTGGTggagaaactaagattccacatgttataGGCCCtcgcaccgcaactggagaagcCTGTGTGCTTTACTAAGAACCAATGAagccaagtaaatatttaaatattgttttacaaaaagataaaaaatgtggGGATACATATGAGGAACTAGTAAAATGTAAACTAGTAAAATGCCTAGGATCCTTTGAACAGATATCCCGCTAGGGGTATTAATAAAGAAATCCTTCATTAGAAGGACAAACTGAaaataactattaatatattcattacCAGGCTGCCCATAGATTtcacaaacatatttttaaacttaaattagGACACATAATCAGGTAAGAATGAGTACATGAATGAGAACAATAGAGCACGATATTTGAACCTGAAATGGTTTCAGAATTTCTTGAGTGAGTGATTGCtattcataaaagaaataatgccCATAATTAACAACTTTATGGAAGCCTCTGGTGACCTTCATACTCTATGCTCATGTCCTTGTGTAGTTCCTTCCCACAATGAATCAGACAGACTGGTCTCTGCAACCAATAGAACAATGGTAGTGATGATGTGTGTCTTTCTAAACCAGGTCATAAGAGGCATAGCTTTGATTTCTTGAATGTCTTGCTCCAGGGGCAGCCAGCTGCCATGTTGCAAGAATCTGCAAGCAGCTGTGCAGAAGACCCACACGGACAAGAAATTGCCATCCTAGTGAGTGAGCCACCTTAAAAGTAGATTCTGGAGGCCTAATCAAGCCTCCAGATGGATAACAGTAACCTCATACAATATCTGACTGCAAGACCACTAGAGCCCCAGAGTCAGAACATCCCAACGAAGCCATCCCTAAATTCCTGATTTgtggaaattaagaaataaatgattGGGATTGATCCTAAATGTTTGTGATCTTTGAAAATAAACCTCAAATTCATCTCTGTGTATAAAACCTGGTTCTTGTCTTCCTGCAGCTTGAAATTTGGCAGAGGGGCTTATATGGACATAAATAATCAAAGGATTGGAAGAAAAACTTAAGCATTCTCAGTAACTGCAGTGGAACACTGTGAATGCAGATGTGCCCTTGAACTTAACAAAGACTGTAAGAATGCCAGTGATTGTGTGAAAGTTTCCAAGGCGCTGTCACAACACAGGCCTGTGAAAATATGCTCTGATTCCACAAGGAATTCCCAAGCTGGACCGCAAAGGACAGTCAGTGCAATAGTTGGTTGAGAGCATGGACTTTAGAGCTGGCCTGGGATATTTGAGGGGCTctccccaggtggtactagtggtaaagaacctgcctgacattgcaggagacataagagatgcaggtcagatccctgggtccggaagattccctgcaggaggacatggcaacccactccagtattcttgcctggcaaatcccatggacagagtagccccaaggctacagtcaatggggtcacaaagagttggacgcgaccaAAACAAATTAGGCATGCATGCATGGGAGATTTGGCTCTCAGCCTGCCACAAACTAGcttgtgaccttggtcaagtcaCTTAACaactgatctgtaaaatggggatgataatcaTACTGGACTGATAACATTGTCATAAGAAAGAAATCATGAGATGACACATATTAATAATGCACTTAGATCAATGCCTGGGACACAGCACATATTCTTATAGCACTACAATCTCCATGGAGGGAAAAAAGCAACCCAATTAATTGCTAACCAACTTAATGCTAGGGAAGAAACTTTACATGAAGTTAAGCAATTCCCTTTAAGTGATGGACTTTAGTGTGGACATAATAGTGATATGTACATTTCCCATTCAGCCATTTATCTTGaacttttaaaagcttttcagGAAATTTTGAATCATTAATCTAGAGTGGATCTGAGAAATTAAGTGCTGAAGCCTTTTGTAGCTAAGACTGAGGCCAGagttggggtggggctggggctggccaACCTTCCCTAACAAACAACACTAAAACCAAGAATAGACAGCTGATTTTTGGTTCTTTGCTCCTTCCAGGAGTGTTCACTGAACTGGGACTGAGTATTGAATACTCTTGACTTTCTAGTCACCGCAAAGGCATTTTAGCCTACCAAGAAGGTATTAATTCAATCAACATTTACTGTGATGGCTCAGCAgttgaagaatccacttgcagagcaggagacgctagagacaagggttcaatccctgggtcaggaagatcccctggagaaggaaatggcaacccactccagtattcttgtctggtaaatcccatggacaaggagtgtgatgggctatagtccaaaggatcacaaagagtaggaccccaccgagtgactaagcatgccCAGTGACAGGAATGATGCTAGATGCTGAGAAGCAAAAGGTCTGATTGCCATGTTTCTGAGGACCACTCTACAGCAGAGGTTGCAGACATTTGCTAAATGATTGTGAAAATAGATGCCACTTCTGACTGTGTTagtatcttgttgttgttcagccaccaagtcatgtttgactctttgcaaccccatggacttcaggggGTttcatactaggcttccctgtcctcaactagctcccagagtttgctcaagttcatgtcaattgagtcagtgatgcttatAAACACACTTAGTAGAGGAATTTGGCTCCATCAGGAAAGACTTCCCCAAGGGAATGACAGTTGAGCCTAAATCTGGGCAAGGCTGAGGACAGGATAGAAAAGATGAGTGTTCTAAACAGAGAAAGCAGCCAAAACATTTACCGAGGGCAGGGGTGGCCAGAACACCAAAgtgagggaggggaaagggggtaCACAGAGGGTGAGGCTTGAGAAGTAGTTTCAGGTCAGGTCTAGACAGACCTTGAAGGTCATCTTAAAGATTTGgggttttatattaaaagaaatggataactactggagagttttaatcaaagAGACAGTGTGATCACAATTCCCTTTTCTAAAGATTACCTTTCTCTGGAACAGGAGTCCCCAGactccgggatctaatgcctaattatctgaagtggagctgatgtaataataatagaaacaaagtgcacaataaatgtaatgctcttgagtcatcctgaaaccatccctcctcccttggtctgtggaaaaactgtcttccatgaaaagaATCCCTGGAGCCAGGACACAAGAGGTTCCTTAGGGTGGTGGCAGTGTAAATAGGGAAATGTGGATGGATTGAAGATACCTAGGTAGTAAAATCAATAGGCTTTGGTGATAGATTAGAACAGAAAGATTGGAGAGAGGAAATGGGAGGATGATGGCATGCCCGATCTCTGGTCTGCAGAACTGGATGACTGGGGAGTGACGTCATTAACTAGGGGAGGGAATACAGAACAAGAGTTTGAGAGGAGCAGAAGGGAGAGGGAGATTGGCCAAGGTACCACATTtgaggaatattttttttaaagactccaaATCCAATCAGTTtagatttttcagtattttattatgGCACACAGGATAGAGTATGGTACAGTGTTCTTACTTCAAGAAATTCTCAAACCAACTATTTCCATTTGGCTGTTACTTTTTCACATGTAATTTGCTTCTGTCTGAAATTGACCATGTGCAGCATCCCATATGTAATGAACATAAATGTGAAAAGCTTGATTTCTGAGGCAACTCCTAGTCTTTACAGAAGCCAATGTACGGAGAATCCTCATAGTTCAAATCCATAGCATCAGGGCAGATAAaggaatattttacatatttgctTTGGTGAGATATATTTAACTCGAAATATGTGGTGTGATGGGATCTGTAAACTTTAAATGGAGACCACTTTGCTTCCAGATTAAATTCATGACCTTTGAGAGGTGtctaaacaacaaatattgaACAACCTTAGCTGACAAAGCAATTGTCTAAGAACAGAAGCAGAACAAAGGATAATCAGCAATTTCATTGACATTTCACATCAAGTGCAAGTGCAAGAGCTTTCATAACTTTACAGTGAACGGGATGGACGGGTGGGGGTGTGTATTTGATGCAATGTCCAACCAGTTGGAGCTATCACTGAAATCCAAATAGTTCCCAATAGACATGCAGACCTATGGCAATGTAACACACAAGTATAGAATTCCCCCCGTTAGTGACTGATCACAATTTCATTATCTGTATCTGTAgttcttaaaaaattgaaataggtGGTATTGAAGGCTACTTGAGGCAACAAAATTAAGCTAACTACACTCTCAATCATGAGCTCAGGATTGCAGGCAACATGTTTGCAATGGCAAATAAGCTTCAATATTCTTAATCCCTTAAAAATTACACATTGAGAAAAATTTATTCCTTCTGATTACATCATTTGCTTGGGCTTCAACTTCTGCTCATGATAGTTAGGCTATACTTTTTAAATGTGGTTACAGTGACAGATGAGTGGGATTCACATTCTACCCATATGCTTTTACTATTATATATTAGTGTTCAAGTTACCTGTTTACCATAAAGGTAAACATGATTCAGACTGCCTCCAAGAAAGCCGTTCCCAACATTATACAGTACACTTACAGGGCAAAGTATATTGCTATTTACCAAAGGAAAAGAACCCCAGGGATTCTCATTTATTCAAGTTTATTGTCAGTAAAATTTTCGAGGGGAGAGACTTCATGAATGGTCATGACCTAATCGTATCCTCAGAATTACCAATTAAGGGAGGAAAGCGCATTGTAATTGTTAAAATTTTGACTTGAAAAAATTTGGAAGTCAATAGTCTGCATCTACGTGTCTGCTATTGGTGCCCTCTTTAAGATATCTGAATTAAGTCAACAAGCACAGCAAGGAACATCATTCAGTGTaactttatttactatttattgcACATAATTCGAGGTCTTTAATTTCTAACCACCAAAGATTCAAAGGactattttttccccatgaagTTTAACATTAACATTagtgaattcatttattcatggtgTGGTTTCTTAATTGTAAACATCTGAATTATTCACATTGCCATAGATCCTGAACTCATAAGCGAACCATGCACAGGCTGGCAGCAAGCCAGGAAGCCACTCTGCAAGCAGACAGGTACTCTGCGGAAGGAGAAGATTCATAGCACAACATTTAATGTCCAGCCTAAGTCATCTCAGAATTATACATAGATTGACTTCTTAATTCATATAGTATCTGCAACTCAACTGGTTGGTTGGTGATAGGGTTGACCTGATTTTGGGAGAATTACTCCTGGAATAATTAAGGGAAGGGAAGGGCTCAGTCTTTCTTCTTGGTGGCTTGCTCCTCCCCAGCACcttcatcttttttctcttcctcctccacttCTTTGGTTTCTTCTACTGCTTCGCCTTCAcctccttcttcttcctcctttgctTCCTCAGCATCTTCCTTGGCAGCTTTAACATAAAAAGCAAATGTACAAACTCCAAATGCAGGGTGAGTCCAATCAAAACATTTCTGCTTTAGTTTTGTGGAGAAATACAAGTGTCAGAATATTTCCCCCAAACCTCCTTCTCCAGGCAACCAAGCGACCACACGTGCTGGGCACCATTTGCCACTGAACAGATATTTAAACAGAATGGATTACGTTCTAGGTACTGGATGCTCTGTTCTTTCCAGGACCTcgggttttcttttattatatgttcggaattcatttttgtgttttaggACACCAAATGGCTGAGTTAaatgaatagattttaaaatgtttaattaggaATAAAAAGcagcaggaggattttttttcttttcttatgttaCTTTCAAAAAAGTACCATGCTAATCAGAGATCGTGTGTCTCTGGGAGAACAGCCAATGTGAGCAATGAGGTGCTTACTAAAGATCTGTTGAGGAAATAGaaagatgtattttctttttaagatcatCACTCTTATCTGAATAACATTTCCTGGGCATAAGTGAGGTTTCATGTATCTTACCCACCTCCTAACCAATATCCATGCCCACAGTGCCCCTGGAGTCGCAGGgtggttttgctttttatttggttttgtgttttgttttaatcctACCTTCTTCCTCTTGggctccctcctcttcctcagcCTCAGCTTCGGCCTCGGCCTCAGCctcagcctcttccttctccttctcctcctcctccgcctctCCTTCAGAGGGGGGCTCGTCCTTGGCTTCTTCAGCTTTAGCAGCCTCGATGGTCTCCTCCACCTCGATCTGCTCCTCCTGGACATGGCTGGTGTAGTAGGACGGGAAGGAGCGGGCGGACATCAAATAGGAGCTGGTCTGCAAACCGCCGTAGGCAGATCGGCCGAACACCTGGGAGCTCTGGGTGTAGCCGGTGGTTAGGCTGCCCACACTCGTGAAACTCAGCCGGGTCTCCTCGCCTTCCAAGAGTTTCCTGGGAGGCAGGGGTTAACAAACATGAACACCGGAAGTGTGCCCAGCCCACCACTCACCACCTTCCCCAATGCCAGGCTGAAAGGCAAGGGCAGGGTTGGGAATTATTATAACTGGGGATGCTGTGACTGAGTCCaggaaaaatacacaaaacaacaatgaaaaaagcGCCTTAAAATATAGTCCTGTTCCTTACACTTGAAATGTAATGGGAAGCTAAGAATAGGCCTCATTATTACAGGATTAACTTATTCTTGGAAAAGGCCAAAAAGTAACACAATTACTCCAAAGGACTATTTTTGAAGGTTTCTGATTCAACACAAAGGAAGTCTGATTTTCTAAGGCTGACAGGCTGCTACCTTGGCACTTCCATTTTTACCTGTAAGCTGCAATCTCAATGTCCAAAGCCATCTTGACATTGAGGAGGTCTTGGTATTCCTTGAGGTATCTTGCCATTTCGCTCTTTGTGGTTCTCAAttcattttccaatttgttgattGTGTCCTGTTGGaagacaaccaaaaaaaaaaatctaagtgtaAATCTCCACTACTATCATTTTACTACAGCATAGCTGCAGAGGCCTAGGTTTAATTAAAATCAACGTGTAGATCCTAGATAAAATCTCCCCTAAAAtaactgtcttttttctttttaaacctttgtttgcttgccttaaaaaaaaaaaaaaaaaatccagctttACAAAGcaagagatgaaaaacaaaaaaagaaaaaaaaaactgatagaagaaaaaatttttgttttcattaactaATACACCTAATGATCATCATAAAATGCCTGCAAAGAactaaatggattttttaaaaaattgtttctcaCTCATTAGTTAGCTTTATCAACTTTATCCAGATTATATACAAGAAATCCACTTATTTATAGGAGAATGAAgtagataaatttaaatttattatctctaaaatattttctatgtatCTATCTTATTTTTGCTTCTCTCCAGAAAAATGgagatccttaaaaaaaaaaaaaaaagaaatgttttactgTGACCATCATCACAATTTTGACTGTATTCCTGTCTCACTGCTAGAGGAAGAGAGTGGTTGGTAAAACTAGTCAGGAAGGATAACTGGTCTTCAGAACTAATGAGCTCGTCGCTGTATTTATTAATCAGATGATCCAATCTCTGCAGCAAAGCACCTTGCGCTGAATGCAGGACAGCAGGGAGGCAGACCAGAGGCAAAGTCCAGGTCCagtccctcctcccagccccacccactaTCCTGCAGGGCAGGGCAGCTTTAACGAGGAAAGGCGATCCAACTGCACTCAGCAACCTCAGCACACCGCAGtcgcgcccccgccccgccgtcCAAgtgccccaccccctcccacactGCCTCCAAGAAGTCAAGTTCCACCCCCTTAATATCTGCTTGCAGAAGCCTCATCTCTGTTCTCCTCTTTCTAGGCGCGCCCTCAACTCTCCGCACCACCCCCACTCCCGCCCATCCTAACTCGATTCTGCagcaccctccccgccccctctgcGTTTCGCCCGGCGCCTTACCTGCATAGCGCTAATGTCGGCGTTCTGCTTGTCCTCTAGCTCCTGCAATTGCTTCTCCAGCGCTTCGTTCATGCCCCGGCATGCTTCGATCTCCAGGGTCTTGGCCTTAAGCAGGCGGCGGCTCTCGGACACCTCGTCCTTGGCGGCGCGCACCGCATCGGTGTTCTTGGCGGCGCTCTCGGTCAGCACCGTGAAACGGCTCTTGAACCATTCTTCGGCATTCTGCATGTTCTTGGCGGCCAGCTTCTCATACTGGGCGCGGATGTCCTTGAGCGCGGCGGACAGGTCGGGCTTGGAGGACACGTCCATCTCCACGGAGATCTGTGCGTACTGGATCTGCGCCTGCAGCTCGGCGATCTCCTCTTCGTGCACTTTCTTCAGAAAGGCGATTTCGTCCATCAGGCTGTCGATGCGCTTTTCGAGCTCGGCGCGGGCGAGAGCCGCCTCGTCGGCCCCTTTGCGCGCTTCCATCAGCCGGCCCTCGGCGTCCTCACGGCTCAGCACCTCCTCTTCGTAGCGCGCCTGCAGGTTGCGCAGGGTCTCCTCCAGCCCCTCGCGCTCGCCCTGGAGCGCCTGCTTCTCGTTGGTGGCGTCTTCCGCTGCCAGACGCAGATCGCGGATCTCCTGCTCGTAGAGCGCCCGGAAGCGGGAGGGCTCGGAGTGCTTCTGGCGCAGCACCAGCAGCTCGGCTTCCAGGACCTTGTTCTGCTGCTCCAGCTCGTGCACGCGCTCGATGAAGCTGGCGAAACGGTCGTTGAGGTCCTGCAGCTGCGCCTTCTCCTGGGTGCGGATCGACTTGAGGTCGTTGCTGATGGCGGCGACCTGGCTCAGGTCGAGGCTCTCGAGGCTGGGCATCAAGGAGCCGGAGCTGGAGGAGTAGCTGCGCCGCACGGACAGCGAGGAGGAGACGGGCGCGGAGTAGCTGGAGTAAGCGGAGCGCGCGGTGCTGTAGCCGCTGCGCACGCTGGAGATGTGCACCCGAGGCGTCTCCACGTAGCGCCGTTTGTAGGAGGTCGAGTAGTACGGCTCGTAGCTGAAGGAACTCATGGTGCTGGTCGGTGCCCCCCTGGCCGGCGGCGGCGATGGGGGCCTAGAGAGAAGAAcggggaagagagggagaagggaggatggATGGCTGTGTGCGGCTCAGCTCGGTCCTGCCACCCCTATTTATACTCAGAGAGGACACTGACGCAGCTGCGATCGATCACGGCGCGCCTGGCCAGTGGGGGCAGCGCGCTGCTGCAGCCAAGGCAAGGATTCTGCGCAAAAGCAAGGTGGGGGCGAGCCGCGGCCCGCGGGGATGCTGCGGCTG
This portion of the Muntiacus reevesi chromosome 10, mMunRee1.1, whole genome shotgun sequence genome encodes:
- the NEFL gene encoding neurofilament light polypeptide, which gives rise to MSSFSYEPYYSTSYKRRYVETPRVHISSVRSGYSTARSAYSSYSAPVSSSLSVRRSYSSSSGSLMPSLESLDLSQVAAISNDLKSIRTQEKAQLQDLNDRFASFIERVHELEQQNKVLEAELLVLRQKHSEPSRFRALYEQEIRDLRLAAEDATNEKQALQGEREGLEETLRNLQARYEEEVLSREDAEGRLMEARKGADEAALARAELEKRIDSLMDEIAFLKKVHEEEIAELQAQIQYAQISVEMDVSSKPDLSAALKDIRAQYEKLAAKNMQNAEEWFKSRFTVLTESAAKNTDAVRAAKDEVSESRRLLKAKTLEIEACRGMNEALEKQLQELEDKQNADISAMQDTINKLENELRTTKSEMARYLKEYQDLLNVKMALDIEIAAYRKLLEGEETRLSFTSVGSLTTGYTQSSQVFGRSAYGGLQTSSYLMSARSFPSYYTSHVQEEQIEVEETIEAAKAEEAKDEPPSEGEAEEEEKEKEEAEAEAEAEAEAEEEEGAQEEEAAKEDAEEAKEEEEGGEGEAVEETKEVEEEEKKDEGAGEEQATKKKD